The region GTATAAATTCAATATCTTCTTCATGCTCTAGTTCATCTACCTGGATTTTAGATATAGGTGCTACTCAccatgtatgctatgatcaaTCTCTTTTCAATTCTGCCGCACCAATTGCAAATGCTTCAGTCAATCTTCCAAATGGCAATACAGCTCCTGTCACTCATCTAGGTACTGTAAAACTCACTTCTCTCATCACTTTATCTTCAGTTCTTCATGTACCATCCTTCTCTTTTAATCTCATATCAGCTAGTGCACTCACTCAAAATTCAGCTTGCACTGTCATCTTTACTCACAACAACTTCCAAATTCAGGAAGCTTCAATATGGACAGTGATTAGGAGGGGTAATCGAGTTGGAAACTTATTCATCTTTGAGTTTCCAGAATCATCTTACAGTAGCACAAATACATCTCAGCCTTGTTCAAGTGCCAATGTAATACCATCTTTGAATTATGCTTCTATAAATTCAGTTGTAAGCCTTAATCTCTAGCATCAACGTTTGGGCCATCCCTTACTCAATAAATTAAAACTTCTATCCACTATATTGTCCCCCTCAAACTCACATCTTACTACTTTTCAAATTTGCCCCATTGTTAAACAAAAGAAGCTTCCATTTCCTGTTTCCACATACACAGCTTCTAAGATTTTTTATATGATCCACtgtgatgtgtggggtcctttCTCCACCCCACACATGATGGTTTCAAGTATTTCTTAACCATAGTGGATGATTTCTCAAGGTTTGTTTGGACTTTTCTTCTCATACAAAAATCTGAAGTCCAATCAGTTTTAACTCAATTCTTTGCCACTGTTAACACTCAATTCTCCAAGAAAATAAAAGTCATGAGGAGTGACAATGCCCCTGAATTCAACCTTCACTCTCTCATCTCATTATATGGGACTATTGCTCAGCATTCTTGTGTGGAAACTCCACAATAAAATGCAGGAGTTGAAAGGAAACACCAGCACTTActcaatgtagcccgcaacctCCTTTTTCAGTCTCATTTGTCCATTTCATTTTGGGGGGAGTGTATTCTCACAGCATCCTTCCTCATAAACAGAACTCCATCCTCTGTCTTCTCAGAAAATACAACACCTTTCCAAGCTCTCTTTAAAAAGGCTCAGTCCTACTCAAATCTGAAAGTCTTTGGGTGTCTTTGTTTTGCATCCACTTTAGATAAGAGTAAACACAAATTCTCACCTAGAGTCATCAAGtgtatcttcattggatatcTCTCTGGCTACAAAGGATACAAAGTCATGGATCTGGACACTAATGAGATTTTTATCAGCAGAAATATCTCATTCCATGAATCTGAATTTCCCTTCTCTTCTCAGTCTCAGTCCATTTTTCCAACTCCATCTCATATTgattctctcatctctcacaatCCTCTATCTCAAGCTGATCCTCTCATCCCTCAGAATACTTCCATACCTCATACTTCTCATCACTCTAAGTCTGGCAGATCTCTCAAAGCTCCATCTCATCTTATTGATTACATATGTAATTCAGTCACTACATCTTCCAACTATCCCATCTCATCTTACTTCTCTCTATCCAAATTGTCTCAGCCCTATCTCAAATTCATCATTCTACTCTCCACACTCTCTGAGCCTTCAACCTACAAGAAAGCCTCTCAAAGCCCAGGGTGGGTTCTAGCTATGCAAGATGAGCTGCAAGCTTTGATTAGAAATAATACTTGGATGATCACTTATCTGCCCCTTGGCAAAGTCCCAATTTCTTGCAAATGGGTGtacaaaatcaaatttaaagcTGATGCTACTGTGGAAAGATACAAAGCACGTTTGGTAGCTAAAGGCTTCACTCAACAGGCTGGTGTTGATTATCATGACACCTTTTCTCCTGTAGCTAAACTCACAACAGTCAAATTGATGCTATCTATTGCTGCTATTAAGGGTTGGAGTTTATCTCATCTGGATATTAACAATGCATTCTTATATGGGGATTTGGAAGAGGAAATTTATATGACCTTACCTCCTAGTCTGATTATTGTTGATCCTCCCCCTGGCTCTTTACAGCTGGTTTGTAGATTGAAAAAGTCTCTTTACGACCTCAAGCAAGCTTCCAGACAGTGGTACCTGAAATTCTCTCAAGTTCTATCTGGTTTTGGCTTAGTACAATCTGCCTCTGATCATTCCTTTTTCTACAAGAGTTCTTCAACTGGTCACTTCTTTGGAGTTGTTATCTATGTGGATGACATCCTAGTGGCTAGTAGTGAGGACAACATGATCTCAGAGTTTAAAGCTTTCTTGCTAATCACTTCAAATTCAAGGATTTAGGCAATCCAAAATACTTCCTTGGCATTGAAATTGCTAGAAACAAAATTGGCATCTTCATCTCTCAGCACAAATATGCCTTAGATCTTGTGTCTGATGCTGGCCTACTTGGCTGCAAACCAGCTTCTACTCCCATGGATTCTATGAAACATCTACAAATGGATGCCAGACCTCCAATTGATGATCCAGCAGTCTATAGAAGAGTAATTTCAATGCTTGTTTATCTCTGCATCACACGACCTGACATCACTTTTGCTGTCAACAAACTCAGCCAATTTCTATCTAAACCATGCTCAGAACATCTTCTTGCTGCTTGAAAGAGTTCTTAAATATCTAAAGGGCACAATAGGTCATGGCCTACTCTACTCAGCTCAAGCAGCTCTCTCATTAAGCATCTTctctgatgcagattgggctgGCTGCCCAGATACCAGACGCTCTATCTCTGGTTTCTGCTTATTTCTTGGTACGTCATTGATTTCTTGGAAATCAAAGAAGCAACATACAGTCTCTAGGTCCTCCGCTGAAGCTGAGTACAGATCTATGGCCCTTGCATATTGTGAAGTAGTGTGGATTATTGCTTTACTAAAAGATTTTGGCATAGATATAAAGCAGTTGGTGATCAAAATGTCCATGTCCACAACACCAATCAACATATTTTTACAAAGCCTTTGGCCGCTGCTCCTTTCCACAACTTACTCATCAAGATGGACTTTAAGAGTCTATATAGTCCATCTTGAGGGGGCCTATCAAAGCATCTACATCAACAGCTACAACCATGCACGACCATGCAACCTTCCATACAGGCTCCCATACACGACGAGTCCATGCAAGGTGAAGAGTTGAAggtttagttagttagttagttttgTGCCCGCTAGAGTTAGTTAGTTTTCGGTTATGTTGTTAGTTAATTGAACACCGAGTATATAAGGTGTTTTGTACACTCATTCAATCATTCAATAAGATTCAAACTTTTCTCTCCAAAATATCTTTCTCTCCTTCTCCAACTCATTCAAATCGATTCATCTTCATATATTTGTTAGATTATTTGGTAAAAACTGGAGTATAAAAAAGGATCAAGTAGTAGttgaaataaatgaaaaaatatgagcTAAAGCTATTACAGAGCTAGGCTTACACGTTACATTTACAATGCAAATGGCGTGTGATTTGTTCAATCTAGAAACAGGTCGAAAAAGGAGGGCTCGTCTTTAGTTAGGGACATGGGATTGTTGTAAGTTGTGGGTGCAGGGGGCCTCATTACTTGTGGTTGAGGCCTGCTAGTTGCATAGCAGTTGCTTCCACGTGCTGCGGGGACCTCGTGGTTGTGCTTCCCTTCGTATGTGGTGATCACGGCCCTCTTGTCGTGGAATGCACGCTCCACGTGTTTCCTCACCGGACACCCGTTGGAGGTGCACTTGTAGTAACTCCtgcaataatataattatagggCTTTATGTAagatttttttagttttgaatTTTAAACTGGATAGATACATAGATAAATAGATAGATATGTCGTGTTTAGTTTTCGTACCTAGGATTGGGGTTGCCCTTCACCACTTTCTGCCCATATTTCCTCCACCGGTAGCCATCATCAAGAATGTCGATTTCACTAGTTGTCTGCACTACCACTCGGGGCTCTCGGACGGCTCTATTCCCACAACTACTGTCATTCTCGTCGTCCGCTTTcctgacaaaaaaaatataaaaaatcatttttgtTAGTAAATGAAACAATATTGTAAGAGAGAATTGAAATCACTATATAAATGAAATAGTATCTGCTGACCATCTCTTGGCATCATTGATGGACGAGGCTTGCTCGATGTCGTCGGAGATGGAAGAGTTGTTGTTGTCGGTGGTGGTGCTCTCAGTgacgttgttgttgttgttgtagtTGTAGTTGTGGGTGGAGGATGATGACCTTCTGGTTGATTGGGGCTTGGAGTGGTCGTGGCTCCCTTTGTAAACAATCTCAGTGATGTATCCATCTAAATTCCTCTCCACTTTCTTCTTGGTGGGGCAGTTTGCGAAGGTGCACTTGTAGTAGCTACGAGGATTCTCGCTTCCCTTCACTTGTTTCTGTCCGTATTTTCTCCAGTTGTATCCGTCATCGGATTTCCCCTGCTCTATCCTTGGAACTTCTTCTACTTTTGCAATTTCATCTTCTCTCTGCCTTTTCAACGAATCCTGCTCAACATTCAAATttctaattaatactactattactttATAATTAATTGAGTTCGTTTGACTCTATTTGAAATCtaagaaatagaaagaaaattgaaaaagttaatggaaaatgtgtttacttttatatactctatTAGTTTAAAATAAAACGTAAGTTTGAAAAGTTAGTGAGATATGAGATGGGAAACAAAAATGGTAAATTAACGGTCGGAAAAAAGAAATTGATGTCAATTTAAGCGTGGATATGAAGAGTAGGTAAATAATTGTGTTTACCCTTGAAGCGATGAGTGAGGAGGAATCAGAAAGTGCCGTTTGGGTATGGGATTGGAAGGAGAAATCGGAAAACGGGGTTGCCTCGTCCTTGGCGAATAAGGCGGCGAAGGCTCCGGTGGTCGGAGATGGGAGAGCCTACacaaatcaattaaattaaattaaattaagagagGCGACAGATATAAATGATTTTACATAGATAACAACTTACATTAGATGATCCGAAAAGGACAGGAGAGTCGAGGAAAAAGGAAGGGGAGAGAGGGGGCGGAGAGAGAGCAGCTGGGAATGAATAGTCTTTGTTTGATGTGAGCATGTCAGTGAAAGAAGAATTCATGTATTGGGATGTGGGACTGTAGTTAAAAGCTCTGTTTAAGGATGCCATACAGAtacagagagagagaattgaaatCAATTGATGGATAAGGAAGTTTGTGTTCTTGGTTTGAATAAATTTGGAAGGAGagaaaatatacataaatagGGAAGAAAAGTGGTAGGAGATGGTTTCTGGGAAGGAGCTGAGAGGTTTGACTGTGGAAATTGGGGGCTTGGTCAAAGCTTGTGGGTTTGACTTTGACCGGCTCCCGGCGGCTGAATGCTTGGGAGGACGCCACGTAGGATTGCATCGTAGCTAAATTCTATGCTCTTATCTTTTTGAAGTTATTCACCTTCATGTTTGATAGTAACTTCTATCATTTGTAAATGGAGATCACACGCTCTAAATATGAAGTTAAACTACAAAATCTCTGGTCTAAACTAATAAAATTGACTTCCTTATAGTCACCTAGTTTAAATTTATCGTATTATACTATGTATAcatatatgataaaaaaaatattagctaaataaattaaatatatacatattattTTTAAGTTGTATTAGAAAGAGCAGGGGCTGTTGTgctaaatactactccctccgttccatagtaatggagacgtttcttttcggcaaggagattaagaaaattgtgttaggtgagttaagtaaagggagaataaagtgaaaaatgaaaaagatagagagatgaagagagaataaagtaagtgaccAAATTTATCGTATTAGAAAGAGTTtccctaaaatagaaaatttttatttttaaaagacggaccaaatgaaaataatttctatCCATATTGGCTCTTCCATTATTTCTTCTACATCATAAATCATCTTCTAAATGTGACCAAATTTTTCACCTTTTCTTTGTCATCTATTACAAAGAATATGTCATCGAACTTACTATCTCCGACAATTTCTTGTCGATCAGAAAGCTCTAAAGTAGGCAT is a window of Salvia splendens isolate huo1 chromosome 3, SspV2, whole genome shotgun sequence DNA encoding:
- the LOC121797392 gene encoding probable WRKY transcription factor 33, with protein sequence MASLNRAFNYSPTSQYMNSSFTDMLTSNKDYSFPAALSPPPLSPSFFLDSPVLFGSSNALPSPTTGAFAALFAKDEATPFSDFSFQSHTQTALSDSSSLIASRDSLKRQREDEIAKVEEVPRIEQGKSDDGYNWRKYGQKQVKGSENPRSYYKCTFANCPTKKKVERNLDGYITEIVYKGSHDHSKPQSTRRSSSSTHNYNYNNNNNVTESTTTDNNNSSISDDIEQASSINDAKRWKADDENDSSCGNRAVREPRVVVQTTSEIDILDDGYRWRKYGQKVVKGNPNPRSYYKCTSNGCPVRKHVERAFHDKRAVITTYEGKHNHEVPAARGSNCYATSRPQPQVMRPPAPTTYNNPMSLTKDEPSFFDLFLD